The DNA region TAACTTCTCCAGATAGTCAGATGAATACCAATTTACAGTTCCAACCGTGATTAGGCCATCAGAGCCGTTCATTGGTGATTTCCTTTAGCTTCTCTTTTGAGAATAAACCTTTGCCTCCGATGAGAATAGCGATGATGATTACTAACGTCGTGCCTAACACTCGCATAACGGTTGAGATTAAGATGCCTTCGGCCATTCCTGTTCCCATTTCGCTGCTCAAAAACCCGAACGCGATTTCCTGTATGCCAATATTGCCGGGGATGATGATGAATGCCGATGAGATTTTCAGCAGCGCATAGAAAAGCATCAACGCGGGGATATGCAGTTTGAAGTTAAAACTTATAAAGATTAAATAATAAACGAATAAAGTTTGGATTGTAACAAGCAGTCCCCAGGCAATGATTTTCGCAAGATATTTTAAATCTTTTACGTTATTTAAAGTTGCAGATATTACCTGCGACAATTTAGATTTTGTCCAGACGAGCGTCTGCATTTTGACAGGAATCGCTTTTAGGATAAAATATGCTGCGAGAGGCATGATAATAATAAGGGCGGTAATCACACCCACGACCTGATAAGCTTTGAATCCGATTAATTGGAAATCCGGTTTGGTGAACAGAATAATCACGAACGCCAGAATCAAATCGAGAGTCAAATCCATCCATGTAAACGAAATGCCTGCGCTTATGTAATCAGTGTAAGATATTCCGAATTTTCTTTTGAGTTCTACGCCTCTGTAAATATTGCCGGATGGAGCGAAGAATGTATTATAAAATCTCGCCAGCAGAACTACGCTGAACCATTGCCAGAAGGGAGGATTAATGCCGCTGCACTTATGCGTTATTATTTTAAAGCGATAGCAATAAGTCAGCAGGGTGGTGAAAGAAAAAAATACGATGCCCAAAAAAGAAAATTTGTCGATTTTGAACGAAATTTGCAGCGAATCCCAATTGCTGTAAAAATACTTCGCTATAAATCCTGCACAAAGCAGAAATATGGCTGTTTTTATGATTTTTTTAATTTTGTTCAAATTATACCCTTCAGGGTAGTAAATTCCCGCGATTGAAAGAGTAAGATTCTCAAAGCACTTCCCCGCGGATTTGCGGAGAAATTCAATTGCGATTAGTATAACAGTATCAAAAATCGGTTTCCATAAAGTATAATCGGATTTGTTTGACAAACAACTGAAATTGTTTGCTTTTAATAAAAAGTACCTATTATAATTACTTTTTGTGCAAAGACTTACCGATTTTAAAGTTTATTTAGACATTTTCATCGAAAAATAACTTGAATTGTTCTTTTTGTTCGATAGAATGGTTGAAAGGTTGCAGATGCAGTTTGGGAGTTAGGAATGAGAAAATCAGTAGTCTTCGGACGGTACGGTCTGGAGCAAATCTTCTTAATTTCCCATTGAATTTCGACAAAACAATGTTTTCTATGTTGAAAAATTGGTAATTAAACAAATTTTTTTGGGAGACGAGAAAATGAAAACGGGAAATTTAACAGTCTTAATTTTGGCAGTTGTATTATTTATTTCTTATCCTCTTGGGGCCGCAATCAGCGATAATTTCGATAATGGCGTTCTCGATTCTGCTTGGAATGTTGGATTTGCAAATGCATCAGGTTGGACTTATAATGAAACAGGTGGTAAATTAAATGTTACTGCTGTTGATTTAATCAATGTCAATTATGATGGAGATGCATATATTAAACAGGCATTTTCGGCACCAGATGATTTTGAAGTTAAATGCGGAATCGCATGGACTTCAAATGCAGGGCTTTCAACAAGTCAAGCAATATCTGTCAGGCTTTATAGTGGTGCTACCATTGTAACGCAGGGAGGATATCTCGATTGGAGATCAAATGCTAACGGCCAAAGGCATGCAAGAATAATGGAACCATCGTATGTATATGATTCAGGAGTAAATACAGTTGCTTCTTCCGGCAGTTCTCAAATAACTTTGAAAAGAACTGATGATGTAATTAGTGTTCTTTGGAATGATCAAGTGATGCTGACAGCCAGCAACGATTTAGCTATCGATACGCTTTTGATATGCTTTTCAAGAGTAGATGAAGGTATTCCTCAATATTTCGGGGATTTATCAATAGATTATGTTACAGCTGTTCCTGAACCTGCAACAATGCTTTTTTTAGGTGTAGGCATAGCTTTAGCAAGAAGAATGAAAAAATAAAAATTTATTTATATAGATATTCTGGTGGTCTTTACAATGGGATATACAATTTTTCGCAGAATAAAGCACAAGTCGAATATAAGTGCTAAAAAAGCAGAAAATATTCCATAGTTTTTTTTTACGATATTGAATTTTTCAAAATTAATCGTACTGCTTATTCCGTGAGGTAAAGCGCCGGCTAAAAAGTTTTCGGCTTTTGTGAATTTATAATGCATTTTAAATAAACGCTGATTGAAATCAAAATCAGCGTTTATTTTATAATTAATATTAAATGGCGGTTTAGTGTGGATGGATTTGTTGATTAATAAAGCCTGATGGTGTAAAGTATTGCGAAAACGAAGCCTACTGTCCGCAACAGATGTAAAAACTTTGTTTTCACTTAATATAACATT from Planctomycetaceae bacterium includes:
- a CDS encoding flippase-like domain-containing protein; the encoded protein is MSNKSDYTLWKPIFDTVILIAIEFLRKSAGKCFENLTLSIAGIYYPEGYNLNKIKKIIKTAIFLLCAGFIAKYFYSNWDSLQISFKIDKFSFLGIVFFSFTTLLTYCYRFKIITHKCSGINPPFWQWFSVVLLARFYNTFFAPSGNIYRGVELKRKFGISYTDYISAGISFTWMDLTLDLILAFVIILFTKPDFQLIGFKAYQVVGVITALIIIMPLAAYFILKAIPVKMQTLVWTKSKLSQVISATLNNVKDLKYLAKIIAWGLLVTIQTLFVYYLIFISFNFKLHIPALMLFYALLKISSAFIIIPGNIGIQEIAFGFLSSEMGTGMAEGILISTVMRVLGTTLVIIIAILIGGKGLFSKEKLKEITNERL
- a CDS encoding PEP-CTERM sorting domain-containing protein, translating into MKTGNLTVLILAVVLFISYPLGAAISDNFDNGVLDSAWNVGFANASGWTYNETGGKLNVTAVDLINVNYDGDAYIKQAFSAPDDFEVKCGIAWTSNAGLSTSQAISVRLYSGATIVTQGGYLDWRSNANGQRHARIMEPSYVYDSGVNTVASSGSSQITLKRTDDVISVLWNDQVMLTASNDLAIDTLLICFSRVDEGIPQYFGDLSIDYVTAVPEPATMLFLGVGIALARRMKK